Proteins encoded in a region of the Magallana gigas chromosome 8, xbMagGiga1.1, whole genome shotgun sequence genome:
- the LOC105327307 gene encoding alpha-adducin isoform X11 encodes MSNGTAHMNGPSSGKYIDTIDPDDPEYVKEMRRPAEVKEDVRQMHDRSRVSLILNSEAFRRELEEVVDEQIKSGPHPASLLALQQITDLLLPHSKGQTGLINRGTAPVIPISDIKGTDGLGYSKGEKLLRCKLAACYRLVDLKGWGHGIYNHISVRINQELEHFLINPFGLNYGEITASSLVKVDMQGDVIEKGTTTLGINRAGFTLHSAIHQARPDLKCVIHLHTPAAVAVSTLKCGFLPMSQEALICGEVSYHEYNGILVDQEERDALQRHLGPNNKIMFLRNHGVVACGTTVEEAWHYAFNIMAACESQIKALPAGLDNIVLVDEEVRRKTYAVGSQGGGGVDTSGKKWKTGELEFEALMRQLDNAGYRTGFVYRQPIIKAEVKRERCNDDVEIPPASSSFTYVFDGDYEHSKYMSPIKVAIERQKQHYKAGWLNSPNTYVKKEMEETGTTNPKKITKWIQDGSPSNSGTSVKLENPNQFAPQGADPHEFKKKQKNIRKDYYEDKVTAGPQSRVLEGMTWEEAQQLQAEGKLAGKYEDGTLSMAGDSVIVIGAASKGIIQRDQQHNVQVYKSQYQANPFENMTQDEIDRYKVEVEKKAKGEPVSTPTEDSLEPGPDGKLISTEERMQIIQQQQQPETTPEKAAPVEASRNNRSSRSSRGSSRETNVDDILNSSYGSPSNNKDHKINGDEKTGSPSKSDTLKSTDSASGGETLEDRSSKEGSPTKDAPSPTKDKKKKKNKFRMPSFSKSKKKESKESTI; translated from the exons ATGTCTAACGGTACAGCACACATGAATGGACCCAGCTCTGGGAAATACATAGATACCATAG ATCCCGATGACCCAGAGTACGTCAAAGAAATGCGGAGGCCGGCGGAGGTGAAGGAAGATGTCCGTCAGATGCACGATCGGAGTCGAGTGTCGCTGATCCTGAACAGCGAGGCGTTTCGTCGGGAGCTTGAGGAAGTGGTGGATGAGCAGATCAAGTCCGGCCCCCACCCAGCCAGTCTCCTCGCCCTCCAGCAAATCACAGACCTGTTACTGCCCCACTCCAAGGGCCAGACGGGGCTGATCAACCGAGGAA CGGCCCCAGTAATCCCTATCAGTGACATCAAAGGAACAGATGGGCTGGGCTACTCCAAGGGGGAGAAACTCCTGCGCTGTAAGCTGGCCGCCTGCTACAGACTGGTGGACCTAAAAGGCTGGGGACATGGTATCTACAACCACATCAGT gTCAGAATTAACCAAGAACTGGAGCATTTCCTCATTAACCCGTTTGGACTGAACTATGGGGAGATCACTGCCTCATCCTTAGTGAAGGTGGATATGCAGGGGGACGTGATCGAGAAAGGCACAACAACACTAGGCATCAACAGGGCCGGCTTCACGCTTCACTCGGCAATCCACCAAGCACGACCGGATCTTAAATGTGTCATTCATCTCCACACCCCAGCAGCAGTAGCA GTGTCTACACTGAAATGTGGCTTTCTGCCCATGTCACAGGAAGCCCTTATTTGTGGTGAAGTCAGCTACCACGAATATAATGGCATACTAGTCGACCAAGAGGAAAGGGACGCTCTACAGCGCCACCTAGGACCAAACAATAAA ATAATGTTTCTTAGAAATCATGGAGTTGTAGCCTGTGGTACAACAGTTGAAGAAGCCTGGCACTACGCATTCAATATTATGGCAGCTTGCGAATCACAG ATAAAAGCTTTGCCCGCTGGCTTAGACAATATAGTACTAGTAGATGAGGAAGTCCGACGGAAGACGTACGCTGTGGGAAGTCAGGGAGGTGGAGGAGTGGATACCAGCGGCAAGAAGTGGAAGACGGGTGAACTGGAATTTGAGGCTCTCATGAGGCAGCTAGATAATGCT gGGTATAGAACTGGTTTTGTGTACAGACAACCAATCATTAAAGCAGAAGTAAAGCGAGAGAGATGTAATGATGATGTAGAAATCCCACCAGCCTCCAGTTCATTTACATACGTGTTCGACGGCGACTATGAACACtccaagtacat GTCGCCGATTAAAGTTGCCATTGAGAGACAGAAGCAGCACTACAAAGCTGGTTGGTTGAACTCACCCAACACATACGTCAAAAAAGAGATGGAAGAGACAGGAACAACCAACCCTAAGAAGATAACAAAG TGGATCCAGGACGGTTCACCCTCTAATTCAGGAACATCTGTAAAACTGGAAAACCCCAACCAGTTTGCACCTCAAGGAGCAGACCCTCATGAGTTCAAGAAAAAGCAGAAAAAT ATAAGGAAGGATTACTATGAGGACAAGGTGACCGCTGGGCCACAGTCGCGGGTTCTGGAGGGCATGACCTGGGAAGAGGCCCAGCAACTCCAG GCGGAAGGCAAACTA gcTGGGAAATATGAG GACGGCACTCTGAGCATGGCCGGCGACAGTGTAATCGTGATTGGTGCGGCCTCCAAAGGCATCATACAGCGCGACCAGCAACACAACGTACAGGTCTACAAGTCTCAGTACCAGGCCAATCCCTTCGAGAACATGACCCAGGACGAAATCGACCGGTACAAGGTCGAGGTGGAGAAGAAAGCTAAAGGAGAACCAG TGTCAACCCCAACAGAAGATTCGTTAGAACCAGGACCTGATGGTAAGCTCATCTCCACAGAGGAGCGCATGCAGATAATTCAGCAGCAGCAACAGCCGGAGACAACCCCTGAGAAGGCGGCCCCAGTAGAAG CTTCCAGAAATAACCGATCCTCTCGAAGCTCTCGTGGCTCATCACGAGAGACCAATGTGGATGACATACTCAATTCCTCCTATGGGAGCCCCAGCAATAACAAGG ATCACAAAATAAATGGCGATGAGAAAACAGGATCTCCTTCCAAGTCGGACACCCTGAAGTCGACAGACAGTGCCAGTGGAGGGGAAACTCTGGAGGATCGCAGCAGTAAAGAG GGATCTCCAACTAAAGATGCACCATCACCGACTAAGgacaagaagaagaaaaagaacaaGTTCAGGATGCCATCTTTCTCAAAGTCCAAAAAGAAGGAGAGCAAAGAGAGCACCATCTAG
- the LOC105327307 gene encoding alpha-adducin isoform X9: protein MSNGTAHMNGPSSGKYIDTIDPDDPEYVKEMRRPAEVKEDVRQMHDRSRVSLILNSEAFRRELEEVVDEQIKSGPHPASLLALQQITDLLLPHSKGQTGLINRGTAPVIPISDIKGTDGLGYSKGEKLLRCKLAACYRLVDLKGWGHGIYNHISVRINQELEHFLINPFGLNYGEITASSLVKVDMQGDVIEKGTTTLGINRAGFTLHSAIHQARPDLKCVIHLHTPAAVAVSTLKCGFLPMSQEALICGEVSYHEYNGILVDQEERDALQRHLGPNNKIMFLRNHGVVACGTTVEEAWHYAFNIMAACESQIKALPAGLDNIVLVDEEVRRKTYAVGSQGGGGVDTSGKKWKTGELEFEALMRQLDNAGYRTGFVYRQPIIKAEVKRERCNDDVEIPPASSSFTYVFDGDYEHSKYMSPIKVAIERQKQHYKAGWLNSPNTYVKKEMEETGTTNPKKITKWIQDGSPSNSGTSVKLENPNQFAPQGADPHEFKKKQKNIRKDYYEDKVTAGPQSRVLEGMTWEEAQQLQAEGKLAGKYEDGTLSMAGDSVIVIGAASKGIIQRDQQHNVQVYKSQYQANPFENMTQDEIDRYKVEVEKKAKGEPVSTPTEDSLEPGPDGKLISTEERMQIIQQQQQPETTPEKAAPVEESEEPRPSQLQRSESTREPPRSPELIDELKKKNFERSKSDRWARDHKINGDEKTGSPSKSDTLKSTDSASGGETLEDRSSKEGSPTKDAPSPTKDKKKKKNKFRMPSFSKSKKKESKESTI, encoded by the exons ATGTCTAACGGTACAGCACACATGAATGGACCCAGCTCTGGGAAATACATAGATACCATAG ATCCCGATGACCCAGAGTACGTCAAAGAAATGCGGAGGCCGGCGGAGGTGAAGGAAGATGTCCGTCAGATGCACGATCGGAGTCGAGTGTCGCTGATCCTGAACAGCGAGGCGTTTCGTCGGGAGCTTGAGGAAGTGGTGGATGAGCAGATCAAGTCCGGCCCCCACCCAGCCAGTCTCCTCGCCCTCCAGCAAATCACAGACCTGTTACTGCCCCACTCCAAGGGCCAGACGGGGCTGATCAACCGAGGAA CGGCCCCAGTAATCCCTATCAGTGACATCAAAGGAACAGATGGGCTGGGCTACTCCAAGGGGGAGAAACTCCTGCGCTGTAAGCTGGCCGCCTGCTACAGACTGGTGGACCTAAAAGGCTGGGGACATGGTATCTACAACCACATCAGT gTCAGAATTAACCAAGAACTGGAGCATTTCCTCATTAACCCGTTTGGACTGAACTATGGGGAGATCACTGCCTCATCCTTAGTGAAGGTGGATATGCAGGGGGACGTGATCGAGAAAGGCACAACAACACTAGGCATCAACAGGGCCGGCTTCACGCTTCACTCGGCAATCCACCAAGCACGACCGGATCTTAAATGTGTCATTCATCTCCACACCCCAGCAGCAGTAGCA GTGTCTACACTGAAATGTGGCTTTCTGCCCATGTCACAGGAAGCCCTTATTTGTGGTGAAGTCAGCTACCACGAATATAATGGCATACTAGTCGACCAAGAGGAAAGGGACGCTCTACAGCGCCACCTAGGACCAAACAATAAA ATAATGTTTCTTAGAAATCATGGAGTTGTAGCCTGTGGTACAACAGTTGAAGAAGCCTGGCACTACGCATTCAATATTATGGCAGCTTGCGAATCACAG ATAAAAGCTTTGCCCGCTGGCTTAGACAATATAGTACTAGTAGATGAGGAAGTCCGACGGAAGACGTACGCTGTGGGAAGTCAGGGAGGTGGAGGAGTGGATACCAGCGGCAAGAAGTGGAAGACGGGTGAACTGGAATTTGAGGCTCTCATGAGGCAGCTAGATAATGCT gGGTATAGAACTGGTTTTGTGTACAGACAACCAATCATTAAAGCAGAAGTAAAGCGAGAGAGATGTAATGATGATGTAGAAATCCCACCAGCCTCCAGTTCATTTACATACGTGTTCGACGGCGACTATGAACACtccaagtacat GTCGCCGATTAAAGTTGCCATTGAGAGACAGAAGCAGCACTACAAAGCTGGTTGGTTGAACTCACCCAACACATACGTCAAAAAAGAGATGGAAGAGACAGGAACAACCAACCCTAAGAAGATAACAAAG TGGATCCAGGACGGTTCACCCTCTAATTCAGGAACATCTGTAAAACTGGAAAACCCCAACCAGTTTGCACCTCAAGGAGCAGACCCTCATGAGTTCAAGAAAAAGCAGAAAAAT ATAAGGAAGGATTACTATGAGGACAAGGTGACCGCTGGGCCACAGTCGCGGGTTCTGGAGGGCATGACCTGGGAAGAGGCCCAGCAACTCCAG GCGGAAGGCAAACTA gcTGGGAAATATGAG GACGGCACTCTGAGCATGGCCGGCGACAGTGTAATCGTGATTGGTGCGGCCTCCAAAGGCATCATACAGCGCGACCAGCAACACAACGTACAGGTCTACAAGTCTCAGTACCAGGCCAATCCCTTCGAGAACATGACCCAGGACGAAATCGACCGGTACAAGGTCGAGGTGGAGAAGAAAGCTAAAGGAGAACCAG TGTCAACCCCAACAGAAGATTCGTTAGAACCAGGACCTGATGGTAAGCTCATCTCCACAGAGGAGCGCATGCAGATAATTCAGCAGCAGCAACAGCCGGAGACAACCCCTGAGAAGGCGGCCCCAGTAGAAG AATCTGAGGAGCCTAGGCCATCACAATTACAGCGCTCTGAGTCCACTCGAGAGCCTCCCCGTAGCCCAGAAT TGattgatgaattaaaaaagaagaattttgaGCGATCTAAGTCAGACCGCTGGGCCCGCG ATCACAAAATAAATGGCGATGAGAAAACAGGATCTCCTTCCAAGTCGGACACCCTGAAGTCGACAGACAGTGCCAGTGGAGGGGAAACTCTGGAGGATCGCAGCAGTAAAGAG GGATCTCCAACTAAAGATGCACCATCACCGACTAAGgacaagaagaagaaaaagaacaaGTTCAGGATGCCATCTTTCTCAAAGTCCAAAAAGAAGGAGAGCAAAGAGAGCACCATCTAG
- the LOC105327307 gene encoding alpha-adducin isoform X14, whose protein sequence is MSNGTAHMNGPSSGKYIDTIDPDDPEYVKEMRRPAEVKEDVRQMHDRSRVSLILNSEAFRRELEEVVDEQIKSGPHPASLLALQQITDLLLPHSKGQTGLINRGTAPVIPISDIKGTDGLGYSKGEKLLRCKLAACYRLVDLKGWGHGIYNHISVRINQELEHFLINPFGLNYGEITASSLVKVDMQGDVIEKGTTTLGINRAGFTLHSAIHQARPDLKCVIHLHTPAAVAVSTLKCGFLPMSQEALICGEVSYHEYNGILVDQEERDALQRHLGPNNKIMFLRNHGVVACGTTVEEAWHYAFNIMAACESQIKALPAGLDNIVLVDEEVRRKTYAVGSQGGGGVDTSGKKWKTGELEFEALMRQLDNAGYRTGFVYRQPIIKAEVKRERCNDDVEIPPASSSFTYVFDGDYEHSKYMSPIKVAIERQKQHYKAGWLNSPNTYVKKEMEETGTTNPKKITKWIQDGSPSNSGTSVKLENPNQFAPQGADPHEFKKKQKNIRKDYYEDKVTAGPQSRVLEGMTWEEAQQLQAEGKLAGKYEDGTLSMAGDSVIVIGAASKGIIQRDQQHNVQVYKSQYQANPFENMTQDEIDRYKVEVEKKAKGEPVSTPTEDSLEPGPDGKLISTEERMQIIQQQQQPETTPEKAAPVEDHKINGDEKTGSPSKSDTLKSTDSASGGETLEDRSSKEGSPTKDAPSPTKDKKKKKNKFRMPSFSKSKKKESKESTI, encoded by the exons ATGTCTAACGGTACAGCACACATGAATGGACCCAGCTCTGGGAAATACATAGATACCATAG ATCCCGATGACCCAGAGTACGTCAAAGAAATGCGGAGGCCGGCGGAGGTGAAGGAAGATGTCCGTCAGATGCACGATCGGAGTCGAGTGTCGCTGATCCTGAACAGCGAGGCGTTTCGTCGGGAGCTTGAGGAAGTGGTGGATGAGCAGATCAAGTCCGGCCCCCACCCAGCCAGTCTCCTCGCCCTCCAGCAAATCACAGACCTGTTACTGCCCCACTCCAAGGGCCAGACGGGGCTGATCAACCGAGGAA CGGCCCCAGTAATCCCTATCAGTGACATCAAAGGAACAGATGGGCTGGGCTACTCCAAGGGGGAGAAACTCCTGCGCTGTAAGCTGGCCGCCTGCTACAGACTGGTGGACCTAAAAGGCTGGGGACATGGTATCTACAACCACATCAGT gTCAGAATTAACCAAGAACTGGAGCATTTCCTCATTAACCCGTTTGGACTGAACTATGGGGAGATCACTGCCTCATCCTTAGTGAAGGTGGATATGCAGGGGGACGTGATCGAGAAAGGCACAACAACACTAGGCATCAACAGGGCCGGCTTCACGCTTCACTCGGCAATCCACCAAGCACGACCGGATCTTAAATGTGTCATTCATCTCCACACCCCAGCAGCAGTAGCA GTGTCTACACTGAAATGTGGCTTTCTGCCCATGTCACAGGAAGCCCTTATTTGTGGTGAAGTCAGCTACCACGAATATAATGGCATACTAGTCGACCAAGAGGAAAGGGACGCTCTACAGCGCCACCTAGGACCAAACAATAAA ATAATGTTTCTTAGAAATCATGGAGTTGTAGCCTGTGGTACAACAGTTGAAGAAGCCTGGCACTACGCATTCAATATTATGGCAGCTTGCGAATCACAG ATAAAAGCTTTGCCCGCTGGCTTAGACAATATAGTACTAGTAGATGAGGAAGTCCGACGGAAGACGTACGCTGTGGGAAGTCAGGGAGGTGGAGGAGTGGATACCAGCGGCAAGAAGTGGAAGACGGGTGAACTGGAATTTGAGGCTCTCATGAGGCAGCTAGATAATGCT gGGTATAGAACTGGTTTTGTGTACAGACAACCAATCATTAAAGCAGAAGTAAAGCGAGAGAGATGTAATGATGATGTAGAAATCCCACCAGCCTCCAGTTCATTTACATACGTGTTCGACGGCGACTATGAACACtccaagtacat GTCGCCGATTAAAGTTGCCATTGAGAGACAGAAGCAGCACTACAAAGCTGGTTGGTTGAACTCACCCAACACATACGTCAAAAAAGAGATGGAAGAGACAGGAACAACCAACCCTAAGAAGATAACAAAG TGGATCCAGGACGGTTCACCCTCTAATTCAGGAACATCTGTAAAACTGGAAAACCCCAACCAGTTTGCACCTCAAGGAGCAGACCCTCATGAGTTCAAGAAAAAGCAGAAAAAT ATAAGGAAGGATTACTATGAGGACAAGGTGACCGCTGGGCCACAGTCGCGGGTTCTGGAGGGCATGACCTGGGAAGAGGCCCAGCAACTCCAG GCGGAAGGCAAACTA gcTGGGAAATATGAG GACGGCACTCTGAGCATGGCCGGCGACAGTGTAATCGTGATTGGTGCGGCCTCCAAAGGCATCATACAGCGCGACCAGCAACACAACGTACAGGTCTACAAGTCTCAGTACCAGGCCAATCCCTTCGAGAACATGACCCAGGACGAAATCGACCGGTACAAGGTCGAGGTGGAGAAGAAAGCTAAAGGAGAACCAG TGTCAACCCCAACAGAAGATTCGTTAGAACCAGGACCTGATGGTAAGCTCATCTCCACAGAGGAGCGCATGCAGATAATTCAGCAGCAGCAACAGCCGGAGACAACCCCTGAGAAGGCGGCCCCAGTAGAAG ATCACAAAATAAATGGCGATGAGAAAACAGGATCTCCTTCCAAGTCGGACACCCTGAAGTCGACAGACAGTGCCAGTGGAGGGGAAACTCTGGAGGATCGCAGCAGTAAAGAG GGATCTCCAACTAAAGATGCACCATCACCGACTAAGgacaagaagaagaaaaagaacaaGTTCAGGATGCCATCTTTCTCAAAGTCCAAAAAGAAGGAGAGCAAAGAGAGCACCATCTAG
- the LOC105327307 gene encoding alpha-adducin isoform X12: MSNGTAHMNGPSSGKYIDTIDPDDPEYVKEMRRPAEVKEDVRQMHDRSRVSLILNSEAFRRELEEVVDEQIKSGPHPASLLALQQITDLLLPHSKGQTGLINRGTAPVIPISDIKGTDGLGYSKGEKLLRCKLAACYRLVDLKGWGHGIYNHISVRINQELEHFLINPFGLNYGEITASSLVKVDMQGDVIEKGTTTLGINRAGFTLHSAIHQARPDLKCVIHLHTPAAVAVSTLKCGFLPMSQEALICGEVSYHEYNGILVDQEERDALQRHLGPNNKIMFLRNHGVVACGTTVEEAWHYAFNIMAACESQIKALPAGLDNIVLVDEEVRRKTYAVGSQGGGGVDTSGKKWKTGELEFEALMRQLDNAGYRTGFVYRQPIIKAEVKRERCNDDVEIPPASSSFTYVFDGDYEHSKYMSPIKVAIERQKQHYKAGWLNSPNTYVKKEMEETGTTNPKKITKWIQDGSPSNSGTSVKLENPNQFAPQGADPHEFKKKQKNIRKDYYEDKVTAGPQSRVLEGMTWEEAQQLQAEGKLAGKYEDGTLSMAGDSVIVIGAASKGIIQRDQQHNVQVYKSQYQANPFENMTQDEIDRYKVEVEKKAKGEPVSTPTEDSLEPGPDGKLISTEERMQIIQQQQQPETTPEKAAPVEESEEPRPSQLQRSESTREPPRSPEYHKINGDEKTGSPSKSDTLKSTDSASGGETLEDRSSKEGSPTKDAPSPTKDKKKKKNKFRMPSFSKSKKKESKESTI; the protein is encoded by the exons ATGTCTAACGGTACAGCACACATGAATGGACCCAGCTCTGGGAAATACATAGATACCATAG ATCCCGATGACCCAGAGTACGTCAAAGAAATGCGGAGGCCGGCGGAGGTGAAGGAAGATGTCCGTCAGATGCACGATCGGAGTCGAGTGTCGCTGATCCTGAACAGCGAGGCGTTTCGTCGGGAGCTTGAGGAAGTGGTGGATGAGCAGATCAAGTCCGGCCCCCACCCAGCCAGTCTCCTCGCCCTCCAGCAAATCACAGACCTGTTACTGCCCCACTCCAAGGGCCAGACGGGGCTGATCAACCGAGGAA CGGCCCCAGTAATCCCTATCAGTGACATCAAAGGAACAGATGGGCTGGGCTACTCCAAGGGGGAGAAACTCCTGCGCTGTAAGCTGGCCGCCTGCTACAGACTGGTGGACCTAAAAGGCTGGGGACATGGTATCTACAACCACATCAGT gTCAGAATTAACCAAGAACTGGAGCATTTCCTCATTAACCCGTTTGGACTGAACTATGGGGAGATCACTGCCTCATCCTTAGTGAAGGTGGATATGCAGGGGGACGTGATCGAGAAAGGCACAACAACACTAGGCATCAACAGGGCCGGCTTCACGCTTCACTCGGCAATCCACCAAGCACGACCGGATCTTAAATGTGTCATTCATCTCCACACCCCAGCAGCAGTAGCA GTGTCTACACTGAAATGTGGCTTTCTGCCCATGTCACAGGAAGCCCTTATTTGTGGTGAAGTCAGCTACCACGAATATAATGGCATACTAGTCGACCAAGAGGAAAGGGACGCTCTACAGCGCCACCTAGGACCAAACAATAAA ATAATGTTTCTTAGAAATCATGGAGTTGTAGCCTGTGGTACAACAGTTGAAGAAGCCTGGCACTACGCATTCAATATTATGGCAGCTTGCGAATCACAG ATAAAAGCTTTGCCCGCTGGCTTAGACAATATAGTACTAGTAGATGAGGAAGTCCGACGGAAGACGTACGCTGTGGGAAGTCAGGGAGGTGGAGGAGTGGATACCAGCGGCAAGAAGTGGAAGACGGGTGAACTGGAATTTGAGGCTCTCATGAGGCAGCTAGATAATGCT gGGTATAGAACTGGTTTTGTGTACAGACAACCAATCATTAAAGCAGAAGTAAAGCGAGAGAGATGTAATGATGATGTAGAAATCCCACCAGCCTCCAGTTCATTTACATACGTGTTCGACGGCGACTATGAACACtccaagtacat GTCGCCGATTAAAGTTGCCATTGAGAGACAGAAGCAGCACTACAAAGCTGGTTGGTTGAACTCACCCAACACATACGTCAAAAAAGAGATGGAAGAGACAGGAACAACCAACCCTAAGAAGATAACAAAG TGGATCCAGGACGGTTCACCCTCTAATTCAGGAACATCTGTAAAACTGGAAAACCCCAACCAGTTTGCACCTCAAGGAGCAGACCCTCATGAGTTCAAGAAAAAGCAGAAAAAT ATAAGGAAGGATTACTATGAGGACAAGGTGACCGCTGGGCCACAGTCGCGGGTTCTGGAGGGCATGACCTGGGAAGAGGCCCAGCAACTCCAG GCGGAAGGCAAACTA gcTGGGAAATATGAG GACGGCACTCTGAGCATGGCCGGCGACAGTGTAATCGTGATTGGTGCGGCCTCCAAAGGCATCATACAGCGCGACCAGCAACACAACGTACAGGTCTACAAGTCTCAGTACCAGGCCAATCCCTTCGAGAACATGACCCAGGACGAAATCGACCGGTACAAGGTCGAGGTGGAGAAGAAAGCTAAAGGAGAACCAG TGTCAACCCCAACAGAAGATTCGTTAGAACCAGGACCTGATGGTAAGCTCATCTCCACAGAGGAGCGCATGCAGATAATTCAGCAGCAGCAACAGCCGGAGACAACCCCTGAGAAGGCGGCCCCAGTAGAAG AATCTGAGGAGCCTAGGCCATCACAATTACAGCGCTCTGAGTCCACTCGAGAGCCTCCCCGTAGCCCAGAAT ATCACAAAATAAATGGCGATGAGAAAACAGGATCTCCTTCCAAGTCGGACACCCTGAAGTCGACAGACAGTGCCAGTGGAGGGGAAACTCTGGAGGATCGCAGCAGTAAAGAG GGATCTCCAACTAAAGATGCACCATCACCGACTAAGgacaagaagaagaaaaagaacaaGTTCAGGATGCCATCTTTCTCAAAGTCCAAAAAGAAGGAGAGCAAAGAGAGCACCATCTAG